One genomic region from Electrophorus electricus isolate fEleEle1 chromosome 25, fEleEle1.pri, whole genome shotgun sequence encodes:
- the LOC118240774 gene encoding TOG array regulator of axonemal microtubules protein 1-like — protein sequence MVSRASMTTLAHMSTDLWRAMDAKAELVACMLPHKAGESNLFIREDKDLALGAMVQSCSPTQVQQSVMSSHDRSGSSSLRHQLPDQPYHWPVAYSLGQRKACILTCERKRNTERHEGFGH from the exons ATGGTGTCGCGTGCTTCCATGACAACACTGGCGCACATGTCCACCGACCTGTGGAGGGCCATGGACGCCAAGGCGGAGTTGGTTGCCTGCATGCTGCCGCACAAGGCGGGCGAAAGCAACCTCTTCATCAGGGAGGACAAGGACCTTGCGCTCGGTGCCATGGTGCAGAGCTGCTCGCCCACTCAG GTCCAGCAGTCTGTGATGTCATCCCACGATAGATCAGGAAGCAGCTCCCTTCGTCACCAGCTCCCTGACCAGCCCTACCATTGGCCCGTGGCCTACTCGCTCGGCCAGAGGAAAGCCTGTATCCTTACctgtgagaggaagaggaacacgGAGAGACATGAGGGATTCGGACATTGA